The Pirellulales bacterium genomic interval CTTCGCCGAGCGTGTAGTACGGGATAAAGGGGAACACCATCAGCAACACGGCGCCCAACACCAACACGACCCAGAACAACGGCTGTGCCCAAGCTTCCTTGGCTGTAGTGTGGGCGATGGCCGCGACTTTGGGTGCGACCAGCACCAGCAGGAAATAGATGGCGAAGAATAAGGCCGTTAGCGCGGCCACCCCGACGGCCACGATCCACAGCGGTTCGACCCAATTGATGATGGCGGCGAACAGAACGGGTGGGTGCATATGCATGGAAATCCTGTCGTCAGATTTCGGTATTCAATATTCAGGTCAGCGGGAAAGAGCAGGCCGTGAACGTTCGTCATGGCTCCCCCGACCCGCCGATGGTTTAGTCGCTGCGGGTCAAGCGAATAACTATTGGCTACCGACTACTACTTACCTTCTCACTTCAAAGTTCAAAAATTCTCCGCTGGCGGGCCCGCCGTCGACCTGTTGACCGTGAATGTTGTCGGCCATCTCGGCAGCCAGGGCCGCCAAGAACCGGTCGACCTCGCCCGGGGACCCCTCGGTGACCAATCGCACGCGGCCGTCCGGCAAGTTCTGCACGTAGCCAGTT includes:
- a CDS encoding acylphosphatase, producing the protein MADSAEQVRRDVLFQGRVQGVGFRYTARQIAGRFRITGYVQNLPDGRVRLVTEGSPGEVDRFLAALAAEMADNIHGQQVDGGPASGEFLNFEVRR